Genomic window (Paenibacillus sp. 37):
TCAAGCTTGCGCAGCAGTGATAATTCCTCCTGTTTCCCCGAACCGTCCGGACCAGATGATGCCCCATCCCAGCGAACAGGGACTTCCGCTTCTGTCATGGACAAGAGCAGATCTGCAATTTCACCTAGACTGCGCTCGACGCCAGACACCACCGGGTATACTGTACCGCTGGACCCCTGTATCAGGAGGGTTGCATACGCTCTGACTGCATCCCGCACATCGAGAAAGTCACGGGTATTGTCCCGTCCGGACAGACGGAATGCCTCCGTTTTGCCCGCCTGCTCACAGGCAACAACATGGCGCGCAAGCAGGGAACAGATGCCTGTAGAAGGACCCGCACCAATCAGATTGCCCGGCTCCGCCAGCATGATCTGTTGTCCGAAGAGCGACATCCACGACAAGGACACCATCTCTTCCAGCGCTTTACTGAGACTGTATGGATGCGGAGGCTGGGGAATCCGGCCAGGTTCCGGCGTATATTTTAACCTTGATCCTACAATAACGGTTCGTGCTGTCGGACAACTGCGAAGCGCATCCAGCAGATACAGCACGGCCATCACATTGGTCTCCAGGACCAGTAGCGGATCAGACCACGAATTAGGCACTGAATTTTTGCCAGCGAGATGCAGCACATAGTCGGGCTGCACCTCGCCGATCAGATGACGCACTTGCTGTTTATCGTTCAGATCACAGACATGGACTTGTGCACCTTTACCAAATGAATACACATCCGGCCTCCGGACTACCGCCGTAACCACTGCACCAACTTCCCGAAAATAAGATACGGCATGTCGCCCGGTAAAACCGGAGGCGCCTGTAATTAGCACTTTCTTGCCTCTCAGCTCTGCTCCATCCATAATGCCAACTCCTTCAGCATTGTAGAATAATCCGGCAGGTCTGTCTTCACATCCTCGCGAGTGGACACCAGCGTACGGTCTTGCACTACACTGTCATCACGCACAATCGTCACATCCTGCTTATCCCAGGTCTGCTTGAACAATACAAGCAGATCATGTTTGCTGACAGGTGCCGGATGAGCTAAGTGGATCAGACCACTAACCGATGAGGCCAGGTAATGGTCTACCCATTTGGCCAGCTCAAGTGTGGTCACACCGTTCCAGAATACGCGGGTATACCCCCCGACTTCACCTGTGCTGGACATAAACCATTGCATCAGACCAATGCCGCCCTGCCGAATCTCGGGTCCAATGATGGATGTACGGATCGTCAGATGACCTTCATCCTGAACTTCGCCAAGTGCTTTGGTGATGGCGTAAGCTGAAGTCCCATCCGTAACATCATCTTCCCGGTATGCTCCCCGTTCCCCGCTGAACA
Coding sequences:
- a CDS encoding NAD-dependent epimerase/dehydratase family protein; this encodes MDGAELRGKKVLITGASGFTGRHAVSYFREVGAVVTAVVRRPDVYSFGKGAQVHVCDLNDKQQVRHLIGEVQPDYVLHLAGKNSVPNSWSDPLLVLETNVMAVLYLLDALRSCPTARTVIVGSRLKYTPEPGRIPQPPHPYSLSKALEEMVSLSWMSLFGQQIMLAEPGNLIGAGPSTGICSLLARHVVACEQAGKTEAFRLSGRDNTRDFLDVRDAVRAYATLLIQGSSGTVYPVVSGVERSLGEIADLLLSMTEAEVPVRWDGASSGPDGSGKQEELSLLRKLDWQPMIPFATSLQDILSDVRAQQGRTTS
- a CDS encoding dTDP-4-dehydrorhamnose reductase family protein, which gives rise to MKLLILGGNGMAGHILVDYFRRQGVHSVFYTSRDVTDPNGLLLDVNDSFMVDRLVEAVHPDVIINAVGVLNNFADEDKITAYHINGFLPHRLRRVADTIGARLIHISTDCVFSGERGAYREDDVTDGTSAYAITKALGEVQDEGHLTIRTSIIGPEIRQGGIGLMQWFMSSTGEVGGYTRVFWNGVTTLELAKWVDHYLASSVSGLIHLAHPAPVSKHDLLVLFKQTWDKQDVTIVRDDSVVQDRTLVSTREDVKTDLPDYSTMLKELALWMEQS